One stretch of Brettanomyces nanus chromosome 4, complete sequence DNA includes these proteins:
- a CDS encoding uncharacterized protein (EggNog:ENOG41) — MSDRFPLEDSDGLLFSLESEANNERRDVETSPSIREPSRHQNIEPNIFDGLEDFRVDPWFSNLDTAHESTGEKREVSSSDGSSAGQVGNSSGTSGSTGTNGTLLVNSDTLLGDAQKNIKDLGSSDENTQQRSSISTYIKREPVEEDAFDDVSLVNSVDSAASIVSEASLFNGVTDLATDTDPLTTLEGSSSSAEAVSASRPVSSSSSGQLFSSQQSSYGSTSSFSTGFSKVGKPQRDRFSHNIIERKYRTNINAKLSELRNAVPTLRAADASTTGGQINFAQLEGLTPASRLNKASVFTKATEYIRHLESKNYALIGEINILRRIISHHNICLPPELEELPEIRRNQSLPQFINYGKSEGPHTRQFTMSQSASQSSSQSSSQ, encoded by the coding sequence ATGAGCGATCGTTTCCCATTAGAGGATAGCGATGGGCTATTATTTTCATTAGAGAGCGAGGCCAATAACGAACGCCGGGATGTTGAAACTTCCCCTTCGATACGTGAGCCAAGCAGACATCAGAATATCGAACCTAATATCTTTGATGGCTTGGAGGATTTTAGAGTTGATCCATGGTTCTCCAATCTGGATACTGCTCACGAAAGTACTGGCGAGAAGCGTGAAGTGAGTAGTAGTGATGGCAGTAGCGCCGGCCAGGTCGGAAATAGTTCGGGAACCAGTGGAAGCACTGGAACAAATGGCACATTACTCGTTAATTCAGATACCCTATTGGGGGACGCACAGAAAAATATTAAAGACCTCGGATCTTCCGATGAGAACACTCAGCAAAGatcttccatttccactTATATCAAAAGAGAGcctgttgaagaggatgcTTTCGACGATGTATCGTTGGTTAACTCTGTTGATTCGGCCGCGTCCATTGTATCTGAGGCTTCTTTATTCAATGGGGTCACAGATCTTGCTACAGACACGGATCCCCTAACAACACTTGAGGGTTCCTCTTCGAGTGCCGAGGCCGTATCAGCTTCCAGGCCAGTGTCAAGTTCATCTAGTGGACAGCTCTTTTCTAGTCAGCAGTCATCATATGGTTCTACCAGTTCTTTTTCCACAGGATTTAGCAAAGTGGGAAAGCCCCAACGTGATAGATTTTCTCATAACATCATCGAGAGAAAATATAGAACCAATATCAATGCAAAACTCAGTGAACTACGTAACGCTGTGCCAACACTCAGGGCTGCAGATGCTTCCACCACTGGGGGCCAAATTAATTTTGCGCAGCTTGAAGGTCTTACACCAGCAAGCAGGTTAAACAAGGCTAGTGTTTTTACCAAAGCCACTGAGTATATTCGTCATTTAGAGTCAAAGAATTATGCACTGATAGGGGAAATTAACATACTCAGAAGAATTATCAGTCATCACAACATATGTCTTCCTCCTGAATTAGAAGAGCTTCCagaaatcagaagaaaTCAATCCTTACCGCAGTTCATCAATTATGGAAAATCGGAGGGGCCGCATACTCGTCAATTCACGATGTCTCAATCTGCTTCACAATCGTCTTCACAATCATCTTCGCAATAA